A single window of Dermacentor albipictus isolate Rhodes 1998 colony chromosome 1, USDA_Dalb.pri_finalv2, whole genome shotgun sequence DNA harbors:
- the tna gene encoding zinc finger MIZ domain-containing protein 2 isoform X4 → MQGLLGTSLHHRQNDAGGMSGLGWQSGGGPVSQQQQLSVVTTVWGVTSTTQSAAPYAPGPPQAKGGPYAPSGYPSGSPLGPNKGYSPVPPSRQPPNAYAGYGQNPAGMAGGMPGAMGAAGHGTAGEFQTGPSALSTAALVAAATATATATASVVALQEQRQQEVMGGQYGQMGGHQQFPGAGYGVPPQRGPPHGAAAAGQMGGLMGPTMGPLGAASKLGGAGGPLYNQQQQPPPRGRPYPSPQQYLAHKRHQQQQQQQQQQQQQQYPAGPMQGGYMGAPQQQYGPQYPGAAGGPFPKQQGAGYGGGAPASQGALAAYHQGSPLRGRPPGQGMPTPAAYPSTAQGGQYYQQPMGPQAQYEQQFMQGGQYAPHGFQQRSMNYQHSPIPGNPTPPLTPASGMPPYLSPSQDTKPVFPDIKPPLPIQKDDELRLTFPVKDGIILAPFRLEHNLAVSNHVFHLKPSVHETLVWRSDLELQLKCFHHEDRQMHTNWPASVQVSVNATPLSIDRGESKTSHRPLYLKEVCQAGRNTVQITVTACCCSHLFLLQLVHRPTVRSVLQGLLRKRLLPAEHSIGKIKRNFSVGPSPQGPNTGPGQNPSGGAGPAEDGVEQTAIKVQLKCPITFKRITLPARGQECKHIQCFDLESYLQLNCERGSWRCPVCSKTAILEGLEVDQYMWGILTNLSNSDVEEVTIDATASWKPVTLKSIKDEHDGTESCSGGKRLKAMSPSSMTMPTTSSWEMGQGLSPYPALPPPDMQSIVNGPSMANGPVMPGGPVMPTGAGMPNGPVMASGPSMPNGPVMGNGSGMPNGMGYGSRNGGFDFQSQASDFGSPLSHLNDSVASLDHLAAMEKSLNHHEQQMMPMANHHQDPPAPQSSSSGRHPGGGGPGSQNSVSNAPGTPSTSGVASTPASSQPQAPPQQQQQQQQQLGPLSVGSNGPQTPHTPHTPHTPGGPPSVPPQGLESSGGPDSLAPDLSELSFDPAAVIDGEGQGQEGLNLLPESCVDAMELLSYLDPPDLGGGAGSTGSSHTGQTSSSAAGGSTPANDDLLALFEP, encoded by the exons TGATGCCGGAGGCATGTCGGGCCTGGGCTGGCAAAGCGGGGGTGGCCCCGtgagccagcagcagcagctgtcagtAGTGACCACGGTGTGGGGAGTGACATCCACCACGCAGAGCGCAGCGCCCTACGCGCCTGGGCCCCCCCAGGCTAAGGGGGGCCCGTATGCCCCTTCTGGCTACCCATCAGGATCACCTCTAGGCCCCAACAAGGGTTACTCACCCGTGCCACCTTCCCGACAGCCTCCCAATGCATATGCTGG GTATGGCCAGAATCCTGCAGGCATGGCTGGTGGCATGCCTGGTGCCATGGGAGCTGCTGGACATGGCACAGCAGGTGAATTCCAGACAGGTCCGTCagccctcagcacagcagccctggTGGCTGCGGCCACTGCTACAGCTACAGCTACAGCAAGTGTGGTTGCTCTCCAGGAGCAGCGGCAGCAGGAAGTCATGGGCGGACAGTATGGACAG aTGGGGGGCCACCAGCAGTTTCCGGGCGCAGGCTATGGGGTGCCTCCTCAGCGGGGTCCTCCGCATGGTGCTGCAGCCGCTGGTCAGATGGGAGGTCTGATGGGACCAACTATGGGGCCCCTGGGGGCAGCCTCCAAACTTGGTGGGGCGGGTGGGCCTCTTTACAACCAGCAACAGCAGCCACCACCCCGCGGCAGACCCTACCCAAGCCCCCAGCAGTACCTGGCACATAAGcgacaccagcagcagcaacagcagcagcagcaacaacagcagcagcagtacccAGCAGGTCCCATGCAGGGGGGTTACATGGGCGCTCCACAGCAGCAGTATGGGCCCCAGTACCCAGGGGCAGCCGGTGGGCCATTTCCAAAGCAGCAGGGAGCTGGCTACGGGGGAGGCGCCCCTGCCTCTCAAGGAGCCCTGGCAGCCTACCACCAGGGGTCTCCCCTGCGAGGTCGACCCCCTGGCCAAGGCATGCCCACTCCAGCTGCCTACCCAAGCACTGCACAGGGAGGCCAGTACTACCAGCAGCCCATGGGTCCGCAGGCGCAGTATGAGCAGCAGtttatgcagggtggccagtatGCACCGCATGGCTTCCAG CAGCGGAGCATGAACTACCAGCACTCGCCCATTCCTGGCAACCCCACTCCACCACTGACCCCAGCATCGGGCATGCCCCCATACCTGTCTCCAAGCCAGGACACAAAGCCTGTGTTCCCTGATATCAAGCCTCCTCTGCCCATTCAGA AGGATGACGAGTTGCGCCTCACATTCCCTGTGAAAGATGGCATCATCCTGGCGCCCTTCCGGCTGGAGCATAACCTTGCAGTCAGTAACCACGTGTTCCACCTGAAGCCCTCGGTGCACGAGACACTCGTCTGGCGCTCTGACTTGGAGCTGCAGCTCAAGTGCTTCCACCATGAGGATCGCCAGATGCACACCAATTGGCCTGCTTCAGTACAG GTGTCTGTCAATGCCACTCCATTGAGCATTGACCGGGGCGAGAGCAAGACTTCACATCGGCCATTGTATCTCAAAGAAGTCTGTCAAGCAGGCCGCAACACTGTGCAGATCACTGTTACAGCCTGCTGTTGT TCTCACCTATTCCTGCTGCAACTGGTGCACCGGCCAACAGTGCGTTCAGTGCTGCAGGGTTTGCTGCGCAAGAGGCTTCTACCAGCTGAACACAGCATCGGCAAGATCAAGCGCAACTTCTCAGTGGGCCCATCCCCTCAGGGGCCAAACACCGGCCCCGGTCAAAACCCGTCTGGAGGTGCAGGACCTGCTGAGGATGGTGTTGAGCAGACTGCCATTAAGGTGCAGCTGAAGTGTCCCATCACATTCAAGCGCATCACATTACCTGCACGAGGCCAGGAATGCAAGCACATTCAG TGCTTTGACCTGGAATCTTACCTGCAACTGAACTGTGAACGAGGGTCATGGCGGTGCCCAGTGTGCAG CAAAACTGCCATCCTTGAGGGTCTGGAAGTGGACCAATACATGTGGGGTATTTTGACCAACCTGAGCAACTCTGATGTGGAGGAAGTTACCATCGATGCGACAGCTAGCTGGAAGCCTGTCACTCTCAAATCAATCAAGGACGAACATGATGGGACAG aGTCATGCAGTGGTGGCAAGCGACTGAAGGCCATGTCCCCAAGCAGCATGACAATGCCAACGACAAGTAGCTGGGAAATGGGACAGGGTCTCTCACCTTACCCAGCCCTGCCCCCACCTGACATGCAGT CCATCGTGAATGGACCCAGTATGGCCAATGGGCCAGTCATGCCTGGTGGCCCTGTGATGCCCACTGGCGCTGGCATGCCTAATGGTCCAGTCATGGCTAGTGGCCCAAGCATGCCCAATGGACCTGTCATGGGCAATGGCTCTGGCATGCCTAATGGAATGGGCTATGGCAGCCGCAATGGCGGCTTTGACTTCCAGTCTCAGGCGTCCGACTTTGGCAGCCCTCTCTCTCATTTGAATGATAGTGTGGCCTCTCTGGACCACCTGGCTGCCATGGAGAAGTCATTGAATCATCATGAACAG CAAATGATGCCAATGGCCAACCACCACCAAGATCCTCCAGCACCGCAAAGCAGTTCCTCGGGCCGCCACCCAGGTGGTGGTGGGCCAGGATCTCAGAACTCTGTGAGCAATGCCCCAGGGACACCGAGCACATCCGGTGTGGCTAGCACCCCAGCATCCAGCCAGCCACAGGCTCCtccgcaacagcagcagcagcagcaacaacagctgGGGCCGCTGTCAGTAGGGAGCAATGGGCCTCAGACACCTCATACCCCGCACACTCCTCACACGCCAGGAGGGCCACCCAGTGTGCCTCCACAGGGCTTGGAAAGCAGTGGAGGGCCAGACAGCCTAGCTCCTGACCTCAGCGAGCTGAGCTTTGACCCTGCAGCCGTGATTGATGGGGAGGGCCAAGGCCAGGAGGGTCTCAAT CTGCTTCCTGAGAGCTGCGTTGATGCCATGGAGCTTCTGTCATACCTTGACCCGCCGGACCTAGGTGGTGGTGCTGGTAGCACAGGCAGTAGCCATACTGGCCAAACTTCAAGTTCAGCTGCAGGTGGGAGCACACCAGCCAATGACGATCTCCTTGCTCTGTTTGAGCCTTGA
- the tna gene encoding zinc finger MIZ domain-containing protein 2 isoform X2 encodes MEDSKAEKVKVIQVRQPLKVAKVTVRRRDAGGMSGLGWQSGGGPVSQQQQLSVVTTVWGVTSTTQSAAPYAPGPPQAKGGPYAPSGYPSGSPLGPNKGYSPVPPSRQPPNAYAGYGQNPAGMAGGMPGAMGAAGHGTAGEFQTGPSALSTAALVAAATATATATASVVALQEQRQQEVMGGQYGQMGGHQQFPGAGYGVPPQRGPPHGAAAAGQMGGLMGPTMGPLGAASKLGGAGGPLYNQQQQPPPRGRPYPSPQQYLAHKRHQQQQQQQQQQQQQQYPAGPMQGGYMGAPQQQYGPQYPGAAGGPFPKQQGAGYGGGAPASQGALAAYHQGSPLRGRPPGQGMPTPAAYPSTAQGGQYYQQPMGPQAQYEQQFMQGGQYAPHGFQQRSMNYQHSPIPGNPTPPLTPASGMPPYLSPSQDTKPVFPDIKPPLPIQKDDELRLTFPVKDGIILAPFRLEHNLAVSNHVFHLKPSVHETLVWRSDLELQLKCFHHEDRQMHTNWPASVQVSVNATPLSIDRGESKTSHRPLYLKEVCQAGRNTVQITVTACCCSHLFLLQLVHRPTVRSVLQGLLRKRLLPAEHSIGKIKRNFSVGPSPQGPNTGPGQNPSGGAGPAEDGVEQTAIKVQLKCPITFKRITLPARGQECKHIQCFDLESYLQLNCERGSWRCPVCSKTAILEGLEVDQYMWGILTNLSNSDVEEVTIDATASWKPVTLKSIKDEHDGTESCSGGKRLKAMSPSSMTMPTTSSWEMGQGLSPYPALPPPDMQSIVNGPSMANGPVMPGGPVMPTGAGMPNGPVMASGPSMPNGPVMGNGSGMPNGMGYGSRNGGFDFQSQASDFGSPLSHLNDSVASLDHLAAMEKSLNHHEQQMMPMANHHQDPPAPQSSSSGRHPGGGGPGSQNSVSNAPGTPSTSGVASTPASSQPQAPPQQQQQQQQQLGPLSVGSNGPQTPHTPHTPHTPGGPPSVPPQGLESSGGPDSLAPDLSELSFDPAAVIDGEGQGQEGLNLLPESCVDAMELLSYLDPPDLGGGAGSTGSSHTGQTSSSAAGGSTPANDDLLALFEP; translated from the exons TGATGCCGGAGGCATGTCGGGCCTGGGCTGGCAAAGCGGGGGTGGCCCCGtgagccagcagcagcagctgtcagtAGTGACCACGGTGTGGGGAGTGACATCCACCACGCAGAGCGCAGCGCCCTACGCGCCTGGGCCCCCCCAGGCTAAGGGGGGCCCGTATGCCCCTTCTGGCTACCCATCAGGATCACCTCTAGGCCCCAACAAGGGTTACTCACCCGTGCCACCTTCCCGACAGCCTCCCAATGCATATGCTGG GTATGGCCAGAATCCTGCAGGCATGGCTGGTGGCATGCCTGGTGCCATGGGAGCTGCTGGACATGGCACAGCAGGTGAATTCCAGACAGGTCCGTCagccctcagcacagcagccctggTGGCTGCGGCCACTGCTACAGCTACAGCTACAGCAAGTGTGGTTGCTCTCCAGGAGCAGCGGCAGCAGGAAGTCATGGGCGGACAGTATGGACAG aTGGGGGGCCACCAGCAGTTTCCGGGCGCAGGCTATGGGGTGCCTCCTCAGCGGGGTCCTCCGCATGGTGCTGCAGCCGCTGGTCAGATGGGAGGTCTGATGGGACCAACTATGGGGCCCCTGGGGGCAGCCTCCAAACTTGGTGGGGCGGGTGGGCCTCTTTACAACCAGCAACAGCAGCCACCACCCCGCGGCAGACCCTACCCAAGCCCCCAGCAGTACCTGGCACATAAGcgacaccagcagcagcaacagcagcagcagcaacaacagcagcagcagtacccAGCAGGTCCCATGCAGGGGGGTTACATGGGCGCTCCACAGCAGCAGTATGGGCCCCAGTACCCAGGGGCAGCCGGTGGGCCATTTCCAAAGCAGCAGGGAGCTGGCTACGGGGGAGGCGCCCCTGCCTCTCAAGGAGCCCTGGCAGCCTACCACCAGGGGTCTCCCCTGCGAGGTCGACCCCCTGGCCAAGGCATGCCCACTCCAGCTGCCTACCCAAGCACTGCACAGGGAGGCCAGTACTACCAGCAGCCCATGGGTCCGCAGGCGCAGTATGAGCAGCAGtttatgcagggtggccagtatGCACCGCATGGCTTCCAG CAGCGGAGCATGAACTACCAGCACTCGCCCATTCCTGGCAACCCCACTCCACCACTGACCCCAGCATCGGGCATGCCCCCATACCTGTCTCCAAGCCAGGACACAAAGCCTGTGTTCCCTGATATCAAGCCTCCTCTGCCCATTCAGA AGGATGACGAGTTGCGCCTCACATTCCCTGTGAAAGATGGCATCATCCTGGCGCCCTTCCGGCTGGAGCATAACCTTGCAGTCAGTAACCACGTGTTCCACCTGAAGCCCTCGGTGCACGAGACACTCGTCTGGCGCTCTGACTTGGAGCTGCAGCTCAAGTGCTTCCACCATGAGGATCGCCAGATGCACACCAATTGGCCTGCTTCAGTACAG GTGTCTGTCAATGCCACTCCATTGAGCATTGACCGGGGCGAGAGCAAGACTTCACATCGGCCATTGTATCTCAAAGAAGTCTGTCAAGCAGGCCGCAACACTGTGCAGATCACTGTTACAGCCTGCTGTTGT TCTCACCTATTCCTGCTGCAACTGGTGCACCGGCCAACAGTGCGTTCAGTGCTGCAGGGTTTGCTGCGCAAGAGGCTTCTACCAGCTGAACACAGCATCGGCAAGATCAAGCGCAACTTCTCAGTGGGCCCATCCCCTCAGGGGCCAAACACCGGCCCCGGTCAAAACCCGTCTGGAGGTGCAGGACCTGCTGAGGATGGTGTTGAGCAGACTGCCATTAAGGTGCAGCTGAAGTGTCCCATCACATTCAAGCGCATCACATTACCTGCACGAGGCCAGGAATGCAAGCACATTCAG TGCTTTGACCTGGAATCTTACCTGCAACTGAACTGTGAACGAGGGTCATGGCGGTGCCCAGTGTGCAG CAAAACTGCCATCCTTGAGGGTCTGGAAGTGGACCAATACATGTGGGGTATTTTGACCAACCTGAGCAACTCTGATGTGGAGGAAGTTACCATCGATGCGACAGCTAGCTGGAAGCCTGTCACTCTCAAATCAATCAAGGACGAACATGATGGGACAG aGTCATGCAGTGGTGGCAAGCGACTGAAGGCCATGTCCCCAAGCAGCATGACAATGCCAACGACAAGTAGCTGGGAAATGGGACAGGGTCTCTCACCTTACCCAGCCCTGCCCCCACCTGACATGCAGT CCATCGTGAATGGACCCAGTATGGCCAATGGGCCAGTCATGCCTGGTGGCCCTGTGATGCCCACTGGCGCTGGCATGCCTAATGGTCCAGTCATGGCTAGTGGCCCAAGCATGCCCAATGGACCTGTCATGGGCAATGGCTCTGGCATGCCTAATGGAATGGGCTATGGCAGCCGCAATGGCGGCTTTGACTTCCAGTCTCAGGCGTCCGACTTTGGCAGCCCTCTCTCTCATTTGAATGATAGTGTGGCCTCTCTGGACCACCTGGCTGCCATGGAGAAGTCATTGAATCATCATGAACAG CAAATGATGCCAATGGCCAACCACCACCAAGATCCTCCAGCACCGCAAAGCAGTTCCTCGGGCCGCCACCCAGGTGGTGGTGGGCCAGGATCTCAGAACTCTGTGAGCAATGCCCCAGGGACACCGAGCACATCCGGTGTGGCTAGCACCCCAGCATCCAGCCAGCCACAGGCTCCtccgcaacagcagcagcagcagcaacaacagctgGGGCCGCTGTCAGTAGGGAGCAATGGGCCTCAGACACCTCATACCCCGCACACTCCTCACACGCCAGGAGGGCCACCCAGTGTGCCTCCACAGGGCTTGGAAAGCAGTGGAGGGCCAGACAGCCTAGCTCCTGACCTCAGCGAGCTGAGCTTTGACCCTGCAGCCGTGATTGATGGGGAGGGCCAAGGCCAGGAGGGTCTCAAT CTGCTTCCTGAGAGCTGCGTTGATGCCATGGAGCTTCTGTCATACCTTGACCCGCCGGACCTAGGTGGTGGTGCTGGTAGCACAGGCAGTAGCCATACTGGCCAAACTTCAAGTTCAGCTGCAGGTGGGAGCACACCAGCCAATGACGATCTCCTTGCTCTGTTTGAGCCTTGA
- the tna gene encoding zinc finger MIZ domain-containing protein 2 isoform X5, producing the protein MSPRDAGGMSGLGWQSGGGPVSQQQQLSVVTTVWGVTSTTQSAAPYAPGPPQAKGGPYAPSGYPSGSPLGPNKGYSPVPPSRQPPNAYAGYGQNPAGMAGGMPGAMGAAGHGTAGEFQTGPSALSTAALVAAATATATATASVVALQEQRQQEVMGGQYGQMGGHQQFPGAGYGVPPQRGPPHGAAAAGQMGGLMGPTMGPLGAASKLGGAGGPLYNQQQQPPPRGRPYPSPQQYLAHKRHQQQQQQQQQQQQQQYPAGPMQGGYMGAPQQQYGPQYPGAAGGPFPKQQGAGYGGGAPASQGALAAYHQGSPLRGRPPGQGMPTPAAYPSTAQGGQYYQQPMGPQAQYEQQFMQGGQYAPHGFQQRSMNYQHSPIPGNPTPPLTPASGMPPYLSPSQDTKPVFPDIKPPLPIQKDDELRLTFPVKDGIILAPFRLEHNLAVSNHVFHLKPSVHETLVWRSDLELQLKCFHHEDRQMHTNWPASVQVSVNATPLSIDRGESKTSHRPLYLKEVCQAGRNTVQITVTACCCSHLFLLQLVHRPTVRSVLQGLLRKRLLPAEHSIGKIKRNFSVGPSPQGPNTGPGQNPSGGAGPAEDGVEQTAIKVQLKCPITFKRITLPARGQECKHIQCFDLESYLQLNCERGSWRCPVCSKTAILEGLEVDQYMWGILTNLSNSDVEEVTIDATASWKPVTLKSIKDEHDGTESCSGGKRLKAMSPSSMTMPTTSSWEMGQGLSPYPALPPPDMQSIVNGPSMANGPVMPGGPVMPTGAGMPNGPVMASGPSMPNGPVMGNGSGMPNGMGYGSRNGGFDFQSQASDFGSPLSHLNDSVASLDHLAAMEKSLNHHEQQMMPMANHHQDPPAPQSSSSGRHPGGGGPGSQNSVSNAPGTPSTSGVASTPASSQPQAPPQQQQQQQQQLGPLSVGSNGPQTPHTPHTPHTPGGPPSVPPQGLESSGGPDSLAPDLSELSFDPAAVIDGEGQGQEGLNLLPESCVDAMELLSYLDPPDLGGGAGSTGSSHTGQTSSSAAGGSTPANDDLLALFEP; encoded by the exons TGATGCCGGAGGCATGTCGGGCCTGGGCTGGCAAAGCGGGGGTGGCCCCGtgagccagcagcagcagctgtcagtAGTGACCACGGTGTGGGGAGTGACATCCACCACGCAGAGCGCAGCGCCCTACGCGCCTGGGCCCCCCCAGGCTAAGGGGGGCCCGTATGCCCCTTCTGGCTACCCATCAGGATCACCTCTAGGCCCCAACAAGGGTTACTCACCCGTGCCACCTTCCCGACAGCCTCCCAATGCATATGCTGG GTATGGCCAGAATCCTGCAGGCATGGCTGGTGGCATGCCTGGTGCCATGGGAGCTGCTGGACATGGCACAGCAGGTGAATTCCAGACAGGTCCGTCagccctcagcacagcagccctggTGGCTGCGGCCACTGCTACAGCTACAGCTACAGCAAGTGTGGTTGCTCTCCAGGAGCAGCGGCAGCAGGAAGTCATGGGCGGACAGTATGGACAG aTGGGGGGCCACCAGCAGTTTCCGGGCGCAGGCTATGGGGTGCCTCCTCAGCGGGGTCCTCCGCATGGTGCTGCAGCCGCTGGTCAGATGGGAGGTCTGATGGGACCAACTATGGGGCCCCTGGGGGCAGCCTCCAAACTTGGTGGGGCGGGTGGGCCTCTTTACAACCAGCAACAGCAGCCACCACCCCGCGGCAGACCCTACCCAAGCCCCCAGCAGTACCTGGCACATAAGcgacaccagcagcagcaacagcagcagcagcaacaacagcagcagcagtacccAGCAGGTCCCATGCAGGGGGGTTACATGGGCGCTCCACAGCAGCAGTATGGGCCCCAGTACCCAGGGGCAGCCGGTGGGCCATTTCCAAAGCAGCAGGGAGCTGGCTACGGGGGAGGCGCCCCTGCCTCTCAAGGAGCCCTGGCAGCCTACCACCAGGGGTCTCCCCTGCGAGGTCGACCCCCTGGCCAAGGCATGCCCACTCCAGCTGCCTACCCAAGCACTGCACAGGGAGGCCAGTACTACCAGCAGCCCATGGGTCCGCAGGCGCAGTATGAGCAGCAGtttatgcagggtggccagtatGCACCGCATGGCTTCCAG CAGCGGAGCATGAACTACCAGCACTCGCCCATTCCTGGCAACCCCACTCCACCACTGACCCCAGCATCGGGCATGCCCCCATACCTGTCTCCAAGCCAGGACACAAAGCCTGTGTTCCCTGATATCAAGCCTCCTCTGCCCATTCAGA AGGATGACGAGTTGCGCCTCACATTCCCTGTGAAAGATGGCATCATCCTGGCGCCCTTCCGGCTGGAGCATAACCTTGCAGTCAGTAACCACGTGTTCCACCTGAAGCCCTCGGTGCACGAGACACTCGTCTGGCGCTCTGACTTGGAGCTGCAGCTCAAGTGCTTCCACCATGAGGATCGCCAGATGCACACCAATTGGCCTGCTTCAGTACAG GTGTCTGTCAATGCCACTCCATTGAGCATTGACCGGGGCGAGAGCAAGACTTCACATCGGCCATTGTATCTCAAAGAAGTCTGTCAAGCAGGCCGCAACACTGTGCAGATCACTGTTACAGCCTGCTGTTGT TCTCACCTATTCCTGCTGCAACTGGTGCACCGGCCAACAGTGCGTTCAGTGCTGCAGGGTTTGCTGCGCAAGAGGCTTCTACCAGCTGAACACAGCATCGGCAAGATCAAGCGCAACTTCTCAGTGGGCCCATCCCCTCAGGGGCCAAACACCGGCCCCGGTCAAAACCCGTCTGGAGGTGCAGGACCTGCTGAGGATGGTGTTGAGCAGACTGCCATTAAGGTGCAGCTGAAGTGTCCCATCACATTCAAGCGCATCACATTACCTGCACGAGGCCAGGAATGCAAGCACATTCAG TGCTTTGACCTGGAATCTTACCTGCAACTGAACTGTGAACGAGGGTCATGGCGGTGCCCAGTGTGCAG CAAAACTGCCATCCTTGAGGGTCTGGAAGTGGACCAATACATGTGGGGTATTTTGACCAACCTGAGCAACTCTGATGTGGAGGAAGTTACCATCGATGCGACAGCTAGCTGGAAGCCTGTCACTCTCAAATCAATCAAGGACGAACATGATGGGACAG aGTCATGCAGTGGTGGCAAGCGACTGAAGGCCATGTCCCCAAGCAGCATGACAATGCCAACGACAAGTAGCTGGGAAATGGGACAGGGTCTCTCACCTTACCCAGCCCTGCCCCCACCTGACATGCAGT CCATCGTGAATGGACCCAGTATGGCCAATGGGCCAGTCATGCCTGGTGGCCCTGTGATGCCCACTGGCGCTGGCATGCCTAATGGTCCAGTCATGGCTAGTGGCCCAAGCATGCCCAATGGACCTGTCATGGGCAATGGCTCTGGCATGCCTAATGGAATGGGCTATGGCAGCCGCAATGGCGGCTTTGACTTCCAGTCTCAGGCGTCCGACTTTGGCAGCCCTCTCTCTCATTTGAATGATAGTGTGGCCTCTCTGGACCACCTGGCTGCCATGGAGAAGTCATTGAATCATCATGAACAG CAAATGATGCCAATGGCCAACCACCACCAAGATCCTCCAGCACCGCAAAGCAGTTCCTCGGGCCGCCACCCAGGTGGTGGTGGGCCAGGATCTCAGAACTCTGTGAGCAATGCCCCAGGGACACCGAGCACATCCGGTGTGGCTAGCACCCCAGCATCCAGCCAGCCACAGGCTCCtccgcaacagcagcagcagcagcaacaacagctgGGGCCGCTGTCAGTAGGGAGCAATGGGCCTCAGACACCTCATACCCCGCACACTCCTCACACGCCAGGAGGGCCACCCAGTGTGCCTCCACAGGGCTTGGAAAGCAGTGGAGGGCCAGACAGCCTAGCTCCTGACCTCAGCGAGCTGAGCTTTGACCCTGCAGCCGTGATTGATGGGGAGGGCCAAGGCCAGGAGGGTCTCAAT CTGCTTCCTGAGAGCTGCGTTGATGCCATGGAGCTTCTGTCATACCTTGACCCGCCGGACCTAGGTGGTGGTGCTGGTAGCACAGGCAGTAGCCATACTGGCCAAACTTCAAGTTCAGCTGCAGGTGGGAGCACACCAGCCAATGACGATCTCCTTGCTCTGTTTGAGCCTTGA